A window from Herpetosiphonaceae bacterium encodes these proteins:
- a CDS encoding DUF92 domain-containing protein, whose protein sequence is MLDPLRLALSLGFSALIGALGYWRHSLTLSGWLGAIVVGTAAAGLGGWLWGALVVVFFVTSSALSHWRRAAKERVAADKFAKTERRDWAQTMANGGVVALLALAYALDPQPLWFAAALGVLATVTADTWATEVGTLSRAAPRLITTGQIVSAGTSGGITSLGLSATLAGALTIGVAAYAIAWLLGEPQRTWTILAALGGGVAGALVDSFLGATVQAMRWCPRCRVETERTIHRCDTTTEHLRGWSWLDNDWVNLLSSCVGGLLGAVIWAALAR, encoded by the coding sequence ATGCTCGATCCGCTGCGTCTAGCGCTCAGCCTTGGTTTCAGCGCGCTGATCGGCGCTCTCGGCTACTGGCGGCACTCGCTGACGCTCAGCGGCTGGCTCGGCGCGATCGTCGTCGGGACGGCGGCGGCTGGGCTGGGCGGCTGGCTCTGGGGCGCGCTGGTCGTCGTCTTCTTCGTCACATCGTCGGCGCTCTCCCACTGGCGACGAGCGGCCAAGGAGCGGGTCGCCGCCGATAAATTCGCCAAAACCGAGCGGCGCGACTGGGCGCAGACGATGGCGAACGGCGGCGTGGTTGCGCTGCTGGCGCTGGCGTACGCGCTCGATCCGCAGCCGCTCTGGTTTGCCGCCGCGCTGGGCGTGCTGGCGACCGTGACAGCCGATACCTGGGCGACCGAGGTGGGCACGCTGAGCCGCGCCGCGCCGCGCCTGATCACGACTGGTCAGATCGTCAGCGCGGGCACATCGGGCGGTATAACGTCGCTGGGTCTGAGCGCGACACTGGCGGGCGCGCTGACGATCGGCGTAGCGGCGTACGCGATAGCCTGGCTGCTGGGCGAGCCGCAGCGTACGTGGACGATCCTGGCGGCGCTCGGCGGTGGCGTGGCGGGCGCGCTCGTCGATAGTTTCCTCGGCGCAACGGTCCAGGCGATGCGCTGGTGTCCGCGCTGCCGCGTCGAGACTGAGCGGACGATCCATCGCTGCGACACCACCACGGAGCATCTGCGCGGCTGGTCCTGGCTCGACAACGACTGGGTCAATCTGCTGTCGTCGTGTGTGGGCGGGCTGCTCGGCGCGGTGATCTGGGCCGCGCTGGCGCGCTAG
- a CDS encoding helicase-associated domain-containing protein: MRPEDILILYSFNSLRTIARIREYPFGSLRRAELIPALAERLFDPDEIQQLLERLSERERAVLDVVAHAGGRLATDDLAHLLLEQGLVESVGPARPRETIDRIQPSTQRFDELCARLTAYGLLFSEPKAGGTLAGPHDLSPGQVLFVPGPVFEVLRRRAHLPAQHTSPVAEASRGQRQAAAADVQIRGRLIVQPSYQVLVLPPLDELTLQRLGEIAETVRVAEVAEFKLTQAALFEAVQRGTTVAEVIAFLEQRSEQPLPQNIRYTLGSWARVFEQVRIYDDTALVEGSAELLDRLQTAPTLAPLVIRRLSPERLLLRQATAVEQALAALDELPLVLRYDAPPSRAQFSVAADGTLTPTTADLLLPSRLRRVAEPLADGRFRLTPDRVRSAVAAAPDGLTGVLKWLRSNGDELPSDLLARLRIWALPKDAVALEQPLLLRLPPELLADLRAIPELAPLLTNEYRPDSSVVHVMPRDRERLLAVLSTLDIVVPRPADET; the protein is encoded by the coding sequence ATGCGTCCTGAAGACATTCTGATCTTATACAGCTTCAATAGTCTGCGCACGATTGCCCGCATACGCGAGTATCCCTTCGGCTCGCTACGCCGGGCGGAGTTGATTCCGGCGCTAGCCGAGCGCCTGTTTGATCCCGATGAAATTCAACAGCTTCTAGAGCGGCTTTCGGAGCGCGAGCGAGCCGTGCTGGATGTCGTGGCGCACGCGGGCGGACGCCTGGCAACCGATGATCTGGCGCATCTGCTGCTGGAGCAAGGCCTGGTGGAGAGCGTCGGCCCTGCGCGTCCGCGCGAGACGATCGATCGGATTCAGCCGAGCACACAGCGCTTCGATGAGCTCTGCGCGCGGCTGACGGCGTATGGGCTGCTCTTCTCCGAGCCGAAGGCGGGCGGCACCCTGGCGGGTCCGCACGATCTCTCGCCGGGGCAGGTCTTGTTCGTGCCCGGCCCGGTCTTCGAGGTGCTGCGGCGGCGGGCGCATCTTCCGGCGCAGCACACATCTCCTGTAGCCGAGGCATCGCGCGGCCAGCGTCAGGCGGCGGCAGCCGACGTGCAGATCCGTGGGCGGCTGATCGTCCAGCCGTCATATCAGGTGTTGGTGCTGCCGCCGCTTGACGAGCTAACGCTCCAGCGCCTGGGCGAGATCGCCGAGACAGTGCGCGTTGCCGAGGTGGCCGAGTTCAAGCTGACGCAGGCGGCGCTCTTCGAGGCGGTGCAGCGCGGTACGACGGTGGCCGAGGTGATCGCCTTTTTGGAGCAACGGAGCGAGCAGCCGCTGCCGCAAAATATCCGCTACACGCTCGGCTCATGGGCACGAGTCTTTGAGCAGGTGCGGATCTACGATGATACCGCTCTGGTCGAGGGTTCCGCCGAGCTGCTGGACCGCTTGCAGACCGCGCCGACGCTGGCCCCGCTGGTGATTCGGCGGCTGAGCCCGGAGCGCCTCCTGCTCCGGCAGGCCACGGCGGTGGAGCAGGCGCTCGCGGCGCTCGACGAGCTACCGCTGGTGCTGCGCTACGACGCGCCGCCCTCACGCGCGCAGTTCTCAGTCGCCGCCGATGGCACGCTGACGCCGACTACCGCCGATCTGCTGCTTCCGTCCCGTCTGCGTCGTGTGGCCGAGCCGCTGGCCGATGGGCGCTTTCGGCTCACGCCCGATCGGGTGCGTTCGGCGGTGGCGGCTGCTCCCGATGGGCTGACCGGCGTGCTCAAGTGGCTGCGGAGCAACGGCGACGAGCTACCTAGCGATTTGCTGGCGCGGCTCAGGATCTGGGCGCTGCCCAAGGATGCCGTCGCGCTTGAGCAGCCGCTGCTGCTGCGCCTGCCGCCGGAGCTGCTCGCCGATCTGCGGGCGATCCCGGAGCTTGCGCCGCTGCTTACCAACGAGTATCGCCCCGACTCGTCCGTGGTGCATGTGATGCCCCGCGACCGCGAGCGTCTGCTTGCGGTCTTGAGCACGCTGGACATCGTGGTGCCGCGCCCCGCCGACGAGACGTAG
- a CDS encoding SRPBCC family protein gives MITVERKRNLDLPAERVRAVLSDVEQMQRLMPRAERVEVLSQNENRARLAVTLRFGRFGTQRVEGEARLLDDGVRFVAVQPMEIDARWTIVSYEAGTEAVVRVMTAMPRVLGAFARLIPHRVLEERIGVELEAALDALEAAGKEQTPDKEQALGKQ, from the coding sequence ATGATCACAGTTGAGCGCAAACGAAACCTGGACCTGCCCGCCGAGCGTGTTCGCGCTGTGCTGTCGGATGTCGAGCAGATGCAACGCCTGATGCCACGGGCGGAGCGCGTGGAAGTGCTGTCGCAGAACGAAAACCGGGCGCGGCTCGCGGTAACGCTGCGCTTCGGCAGATTCGGCACGCAGCGTGTCGAAGGCGAGGCGCGGCTGCTGGACGACGGCGTGCGATTCGTAGCGGTGCAGCCGATGGAGATCGACGCGCGCTGGACGATCGTGTCCTACGAAGCCGGGACGGAGGCAGTGGTGCGGGTGATGACCGCGATGCCCAGAGTGCTGGGCGCGTTCGCGCGGCTGATTCCACATCGCGTGCTTGAGGAGCGCATCGGCGTCGAGCTTGAGGCGGCGCTGGATGCGCTTGAGGCGGCGGGGAAGGAGCAGACGCCGGACAAAGAGCAGGCGCTGGGCAAGCAATAG
- the purL gene encoding phosphoribosylformylglycinamidine synthase subunit PurL gives MRAYLVVVRPQQPTDDRHLIAAAHAALGLDLHSAYEERRYLLSGSLDDTTVERLATELLTDPIISTAHVFALNALEPTDASATWAIDVAYRPGVTDNEGESVRIGAQRAGLSGLTAVRTLRRVYLRGELAYDAIEELAYELLANDLVEAALISLPDDTSASAAFYNKLIEPPAPQAPRIATVPLHEADDAELMRISRDGVLALDLHEMQAIQSYFNNAGRAPTDGELETLAQTWSEHCSHKTFRARIAYRETEGGDLDTPAIPETIDGLLKTFFIAETRRIDPPWLLSAFVDNAGIVEIGGDAVSFKVETHNHPSALEPFGGANTGVGGVVRDILGVSGQPIANIDVLCFGPQEMPHDALPEGVLHPQRIAEGVVAGVRDYGNKLGIPTVAGAVLYDEGYTRNPLVFCGTVGLSRPEQHVTGAQPGDAVVVIGGRTGRDGIHGATFSSEELTHQTAELVGAAVQIGDPITEKRVIDVVLQARDARLYRAITDCGAGGLSSAVGEMGEKTGVRVELEDVPLKYAGLQPWEIWISEAQERMVLAVPPQNLAAFLDLCRAEDVEATVIGHFSDDRRLQVTYRGHMLVDLQMEFLHDGRPQRQMEAIWSPPAIETPPAPDSRPAALRSALLALLAHPNIATKEPIVRTYDHLVQGRTVQGPLGGVAGDAPMDAAVLQPRHSQPTGVAIGCGVNPRYGLIDSYWMALACCDEALRNVVAVGGDPYRTSLLDNFCWGDPREPDRLGGLVRAAVGCRDVAQVWSTPFISGKDSLNNEYRDASGERVPIPPTLLISALAVVPDVARTVTSDLKESGNLVYLVGRTRNELGGSHYLLLKDRLGTTVPRVDLIQARRTFRALHAAIKAGLIRSCHDLSEGGLAVAAAEMMIGGGLGLDLDLAAMIADEDCADDAVLLFSETPSRFLVEVRSADSAAFGDLMGGVEVRLLGYISDEPVLRVEGLRGDAVLREPIAALKAAWQQPPTGAALKA, from the coding sequence ATGCGTGCCTACCTCGTCGTGGTTCGTCCGCAGCAGCCGACCGACGATCGACACCTGATCGCCGCCGCTCATGCCGCGCTGGGCCTGGATCTGCACAGCGCCTACGAAGAGCGGCGCTACCTGCTCAGCGGCAGCCTGGATGACACAACGGTTGAGCGCCTCGCTACCGAATTACTCACCGATCCGATCATTTCGACGGCGCATGTGTTTGCTCTGAATGCGCTGGAGCCGACCGACGCGAGCGCCACCTGGGCGATCGACGTGGCATATCGGCCCGGCGTCACCGATAACGAAGGCGAAAGCGTGCGCATCGGCGCACAGCGCGCTGGGCTGAGCGGCCTAACAGCCGTGCGGACGCTGCGACGGGTCTATCTGCGCGGCGAGCTGGCCTACGATGCGATCGAAGAGCTGGCCTACGAGCTGCTGGCGAACGATCTGGTCGAGGCGGCGCTGATCTCGCTGCCTGACGATACATCCGCGAGCGCTGCGTTCTACAATAAGCTGATCGAACCGCCAGCGCCGCAGGCACCGCGTATCGCGACCGTGCCGCTGCACGAAGCCGACGATGCCGAGCTGATGCGCATCAGCCGTGATGGCGTGCTGGCGCTCGATCTGCACGAGATGCAGGCGATCCAGTCGTACTTCAACAACGCGGGCCGCGCCCCGACCGACGGCGAGCTTGAGACGCTGGCTCAGACATGGTCGGAGCACTGCTCGCACAAGACCTTCAGGGCGCGCATCGCCTACCGCGAGACTGAGGGCGGCGACCTGGACACGCCCGCGATCCCAGAGACGATCGACGGCCTGCTGAAAACGTTTTTTATCGCCGAGACGCGGCGGATCGATCCGCCCTGGCTGCTGTCGGCGTTCGTGGACAACGCGGGTATCGTCGAGATCGGCGGCGATGCCGTCTCATTCAAGGTCGAGACGCACAATCATCCGTCGGCGCTTGAGCCCTTCGGCGGCGCGAATACCGGCGTCGGCGGCGTGGTGCGCGATATTCTGGGCGTGTCGGGCCAGCCGATCGCCAACATCGACGTGCTCTGCTTCGGGCCGCAGGAGATGCCCCACGACGCGCTGCCTGAGGGCGTGCTTCATCCTCAGCGCATCGCCGAGGGCGTGGTGGCGGGCGTGCGCGACTACGGCAACAAGCTGGGTATTCCCACCGTCGCGGGGGCGGTGCTCTACGACGAGGGCTACACGCGCAATCCGCTGGTCTTCTGCGGCACCGTCGGTCTTTCGCGTCCTGAGCAGCATGTCACGGGCGCGCAGCCGGGCGATGCGGTGGTGGTGATCGGCGGGCGCACCGGGCGTGATGGTATCCACGGCGCGACCTTCTCCAGCGAGGAGCTGACGCACCAGACGGCGGAGCTGGTCGGCGCGGCGGTGCAGATCGGCGATCCGATCACCGAGAAGCGCGTGATCGACGTGGTGCTGCAAGCGCGCGATGCGCGGCTCTACCGCGCGATCACCGACTGTGGCGCGGGCGGCCTGTCGTCGGCGGTGGGCGAGATGGGCGAGAAGACCGGCGTGCGCGTCGAGCTGGAGGACGTGCCCTTGAAGTATGCCGGGTTGCAGCCGTGGGAGATCTGGATCAGCGAGGCGCAGGAGCGCATGGTGCTGGCGGTGCCGCCGCAGAATCTCGCGGCGTTTCTCGATCTTTGCCGCGCCGAGGATGTGGAGGCGACGGTGATCGGCCATTTCAGCGACGATCGACGGCTCCAGGTAACGTATCGCGGCCATATGCTGGTCGATCTTCAGATGGAGTTTCTGCACGACGGCCGTCCGCAGCGACAGATGGAGGCGATCTGGTCGCCGCCCGCGATCGAGACGCCGCCCGCGCCCGACTCGCGTCCGGCGGCGCTGCGCTCGGCGCTGCTTGCGCTGCTGGCGCATCCAAACATCGCCACCAAGGAGCCAATCGTCCGCACCTACGATCATCTGGTGCAGGGCCGCACCGTGCAGGGGCCGCTCGGCGGCGTCGCGGGCGATGCGCCGATGGATGCGGCGGTGCTCCAGCCGCGTCACAGCCAGCCGACCGGCGTGGCGATCGGCTGTGGGGTCAATCCGCGCTATGGCCTGATCGATTCCTACTGGATGGCGCTGGCCTGCTGCGATGAGGCGCTGCGTAACGTCGTGGCGGTCGGCGGCGATCCCTACCGCACGTCGCTGCTGGACAACTTCTGCTGGGGCGATCCGCGCGAGCCGGATCGGCTGGGCGGGCTGGTGCGCGCCGCCGTGGGCTGCCGGGATGTCGCGCAGGTCTGGAGCACGCCGTTTATTTCCGGCAAAGACTCGCTCAACAACGAGTATCGCGACGCTAGCGGAGAGCGCGTGCCGATCCCGCCGACGCTGCTGATCTCGGCGCTGGCGGTGGTGCCGGACGTGGCGCGGACGGTGACGAGCGATCTCAAAGAGTCCGGCAATCTGGTCTATCTTGTCGGGCGGACGCGCAACGAGCTTGGCGGCTCGCACTACCTGCTGCTGAAGGATCGGCTGGGCACGACCGTGCCGCGCGTCGATCTGATCCAGGCGCGGCGTACCTTCCGCGCGCTGCACGCGGCGATCAAGGCCGGTCTGATCCGGTCGTGCCATGATCTCAGCGAGGGCGGGCTGGCCGTGGCGGCGGCTGAGATGATGATCGGCGGAGGGCTGGGCCTGGATCTCGATCTGGCGGCGATGATCGCCGACGAGGATTGTGCCGACGATGCGGTGCTGCTCTTCAGCGAAACGCCCTCGCGCTTCCTGGTCGAGGTCCGGTCGGCGGACAGCGCGGCGTTCGGCGATCTGATGGGAGGCGTCGAGGTCCGGCTGCTGGGCTACATCTCCGACGAGCCGGTGCTGCGCGTCGAGGGGCTGCGCGGCGATGCGGTGCTGCGCGAGCCGATCGCGGCGCTCAAAGCGGCCTGGCAGCAGCCGCCGACCGGAGCGGCGCTGAAAGCATGA
- the ubiE gene encoding bifunctional demethylmenaquinone methyltransferase/2-methoxy-6-polyprenyl-1,4-benzoquinol methylase UbiE, whose amino-acid sequence MSVLPPLEQKPTYVNRMFSAIAARYDLMNRLMTFGLDQGWRRFAVAQVTSKHWLGQRRALDVATGTGDFLPILHTAMPDALVVGADFCLPMMQAGQSKVEATAGRSAYVGGDALHLPFPDDSFDAITTGFGMRNVADLMGALREMHRVAKPGGRMVCLEVARPRDPLMRLGHRLYFTRVVPLIGAIVGGNSEAYTYLPQSADQFPPPEHLRDLLKAAGWRRVRYKLLGFGAVAVHVAEK is encoded by the coding sequence TTGTCTGTTTTACCGCCATTAGAGCAAAAACCAACCTACGTCAACCGCATGTTCTCCGCGATTGCGGCGCGCTACGACCTGATGAATCGGCTGATGACCTTTGGGCTGGATCAGGGCTGGCGGCGCTTCGCCGTGGCCCAGGTGACATCGAAGCACTGGCTTGGGCAGCGGCGCGCCCTGGATGTGGCGACCGGGACCGGCGACTTTCTGCCGATCCTGCACACCGCGATGCCGGATGCGCTGGTCGTCGGGGCGGATTTCTGCCTGCCGATGATGCAGGCGGGTCAGAGCAAAGTCGAGGCCACGGCGGGACGCAGCGCGTACGTGGGCGGCGATGCGCTGCATTTGCCGTTTCCAGACGATTCGTTTGACGCGATCACCACGGGCTTTGGCATGCGCAACGTGGCCGATCTGATGGGCGCGCTGCGCGAGATGCACCGCGTGGCAAAGCCGGGCGGGCGGATGGTCTGCCTGGAGGTGGCGCGGCCCCGCGATCCGCTGATGCGCCTGGGCCATCGGCTGTATTTTACGCGCGTCGTGCCGCTGATCGGGGCGATCGTCGGCGGCAACAGCGAGGCGTATACTTACCTGCCACAGTCCGCCGACCAATTCCCGCCGCCGGAGCATCTGCGCGATCTGCTCAAAGCGGCTGGCTGGCGGCGTGTGCGCTACAAGCTGCTGGGCTTCGGCGCGGTCGCGGTGCATGTTGCCGAGAAGTAG
- a CDS encoding DUF4383 domain-containing protein gives MGTRYFALIAGIVYLLVGLLGFVPPLLSAYTGPDLAVDAFAGNLLGLFPINVLHNLVHLAIGAWGIFSYRSFSGSVAFARGLAIFYGLLTILGLIPVDAIRTTFGLIPIHGADVILHALTALAAAYFGFVGVERPEFVDASRRR, from the coding sequence ATGGGAACTCGATATTTCGCGCTCATCGCCGGAATCGTTTATCTACTCGTTGGCCTCCTGGGATTCGTTCCTCCCCTGCTTTCTGCCTATACCGGGCCTGATCTCGCAGTTGACGCCTTCGCAGGTAATTTGCTGGGCCTGTTCCCGATCAACGTGCTGCATAACCTCGTCCACCTGGCGATCGGCGCCTGGGGCATCTTCTCGTACCGCAGCTTCAGCGGCTCGGTCGCGTTTGCCCGTGGCCTGGCGATCTTCTATGGCCTGCTGACGATCCTGGGCCTGATCCCGGTCGATGCCATTCGCACGACCTTCGGGCTGATTCCGATTCATGGCGCTGACGTCATCTTGCACGCGCTGACGGCGCTGGCCGCGGCCTACTTCGGCTTTGTCGGCGTCGAGCGACCGGAGTTCGTCGACGCATCGCGCCGCCGCTAA
- a CDS encoding DUF1444 family protein: MSETTWSAVEFTQAAAQMLAAQPDVEVIGIGDLTLSLRIRGREVVGDLASFYNVYRGSPDRLEEVWLLLADALLDQPVDRSEDDPDTLLGRVMPMLKPLALLSELRAQNVPLVVYRPLVGDLMVTYVIDEGQSVVFLNEEHLAKWGVREAMLYRQALANLRARPWQPYPGVMGTGKGALLILNGRDGFDATRLLLTELFAEFAARTPGRMVFGVPNRDFLIAFSDADERVFNQVRAQIEVDARTQAHPLTDQLLTLVDGHLQLYSADA; encoded by the coding sequence ATGAGCGAGACAACCTGGTCGGCGGTAGAATTTACGCAGGCTGCGGCGCAAATGCTGGCAGCGCAGCCCGACGTTGAAGTGATCGGCATCGGCGATCTGACGCTCAGCCTGCGGATTCGTGGTCGTGAGGTCGTCGGCGATCTCGCCAGCTTCTACAACGTGTACCGCGGCTCGCCCGATCGGCTGGAGGAGGTCTGGCTGCTGCTGGCGGATGCGCTGCTGGACCAGCCCGTCGATCGCAGCGAGGACGATCCCGATACGCTGCTGGGCCGCGTCATGCCGATGCTCAAGCCCCTAGCCCTGCTCAGCGAGCTGCGGGCGCAAAACGTGCCGCTGGTCGTCTACCGTCCGCTGGTCGGCGATCTGATGGTCACGTATGTGATCGACGAGGGCCAGAGCGTCGTCTTTCTGAACGAGGAGCATCTGGCAAAGTGGGGCGTGCGCGAGGCGATGCTGTATCGTCAGGCGCTCGCCAACCTGCGGGCCAGGCCGTGGCAGCCCTATCCCGGCGTGATGGGCACCGGCAAAGGCGCGCTGCTGATCCTCAACGGACGCGACGGCTTCGACGCGACGCGGCTGCTCCTGACCGAGTTGTTTGCGGAGTTTGCCGCGCGAACACCGGGCCGTATGGTTTTTGGCGTGCCCAACCGCGACTTTTTGATCGCGTTCTCCGACGCCGACGAGCGGGTGTTCAATCAGGTGCGAGCGCAGATCGAGGTGGACGCGCGGACTCAGGCGCATCCGCTGACCGATCAACTGCTGACGCTGGTCGATGGACACCTGCAACTGTACAGCGCCGATGCCTGA